One Streptomyces sp. 840.1 genomic window, GACGCGTCCGAGGCTTCGGAGACGAAGGACGCGGCGGAGACGGCCAAGGGCTGATACCGCCGCGACGACGAGGAGGGGCCGCCGGATCATCCGGCGGCCCCTCCTCGTTCTGTGCGCCGCGAGCGTGGCGCCGGGCCTTGTCCTCAATCGCCGGACGGGCTTGAACGCTTTTGCAGGCTTGCCCGGCAGAGCCAGAAACCAACGACAACCCGGCAACCCGGCAACCCCAGCCCGTCCGGCGATTGAGGACGAAGCGTTGCGCCCGGGGCTCCGGCTCAGCGGGGGCCGGCCACCACCGTGCGCCCGGCCAGGGCGAGCGTGCGGTGGGCCGAGGCCACCACCGCCGCGTCCACGAAGCGGCCGTCCGGCAGGGCCAGCGCGCCCGCCTCCGTCCGGGCCGCCTCGACGATCTCCTGGGCCGCCTCGATCTCCTGCGGCGTCGGCCGGAACGCCCGTTCGATCACCGGGAGCTGCCGGGGGTGGATCGCCGCCCGGCCCAGGAAGCCCAGCGCCCGGCCGTGCGCGCAGGACGCCCACAGGCCGTCCAGGTCCCGGACGTCCGGGAACACCGACTGGGTCGGCGGGGCCAGCCCGGCCGCCCGCGCCGCGACCACCGCCCGGCTGCGCGACCAGTCGAGCCCCGTGTCGTCCCGCACCCCCAGATCGGCCCGCAGATCCGCCTCGCCCAGCGCGATGGATCTGACCTGCGGATGGGCGGCGGCCACCGAGTACGCGTGCTCGATGCCGAGCGCCGACTCCAACAGCGGGCAGAGCGCGACCCCGGGGGCCAGCGCCGCGATGTGATGGACGGAGGCCGCGTGGGTGATCTTCGGCAGCCGCAGTTCCGCCAGGCCCGGCAGCCCGGCCAGGGCCGTGACGTCGGTCTCGGTGTGGACCCGGACATGGAGCGGCGCCGCGTCGGCGTCCGCAGGTTCGGCGAGAAGTTCGGCGGTGGCCGCCCGCGCGTACTCCTTGCGGTCGGGGGCGACCGCGTCCTCCAGGTCCACGATCACCACGTCCGCCCCCGAAGCG contains:
- a CDS encoding CoA ester lyase; its protein translation is MIPAIPLTWLYVPGDRPDVVRKARASGADVVIVDLEDAVAPDRKEYARAATAELLAEPADADAAPLHVRVHTETDVTALAGLPGLAELRLPKITHAASVHHIAALAPGVALCPLLESALGIEHAYSVAAAHPQVRSIALGEADLRADLGVRDDTGLDWSRSRAVVAARAAGLAPPTQSVFPDVRDLDGLWASCAHGRALGFLGRAAIHPRQLPVIERAFRPTPQEIEAAQEIVEAARTEAGALALPDGRFVDAAVVASAHRTLALAGRTVVAGPR